Proteins found in one Pontibacter sp. SGAir0037 genomic segment:
- a CDS encoding O-methyltransferase → MLPFRFAADYLQYRLRSIKLHGVHSPFIFNLYNNVIRHKGNYYAYLRVEALRDKLLHDHRTLQVTDFGAGPKSGKKLARKVKRIAASSAKPAKYSQLLFRLANHFKPRTVFDLGTSLGITSSYLAEAAKNSCFYTFEGCPAVARVARENFKNLGLKHVQLVEGNLDDTLEQQLQQVEQLDFVFFDGNHRYEPTMRYFNACLTKAHECSVFVVDDLYWSAEMKKAWNDIKKHPQVLQTVDLFFIGLVFFRTSQPKEHFTLLY, encoded by the coding sequence GTGCTCCCGTTCCGCTTTGCCGCCGATTACCTGCAGTACAGACTGCGTTCTATTAAACTTCATGGCGTCCATTCTCCTTTTATATTTAATCTTTACAACAATGTCATCAGGCATAAAGGAAACTACTATGCTTATCTTAGAGTAGAGGCACTTCGGGATAAGCTGCTCCATGATCACCGGACGCTGCAGGTAACAGATTTCGGCGCGGGCCCCAAAAGCGGTAAAAAGCTGGCACGCAAAGTAAAGCGGATCGCTGCCTCATCGGCTAAACCAGCCAAATACAGTCAGCTGCTCTTCAGGCTGGCAAATCACTTCAAACCCCGCACTGTTTTCGACCTGGGAACTTCTTTGGGTATAACCAGTTCCTACCTGGCCGAAGCCGCTAAAAACAGCTGCTTTTACACATTTGAAGGCTGCCCTGCCGTAGCGCGTGTGGCACGCGAAAACTTTAAGAATCTGGGCCTAAAACATGTGCAGCTTGTTGAAGGCAACCTGGACGATACACTGGAGCAACAGTTGCAGCAGGTAGAGCAACTGGATTTTGTATTCTTCGACGGAAACCATCGTTACGAACCCACGATGCGTTATTTCAATGCCTGCCTCACAAAAGCGCACGAATGCAGCGTGTTTGTTGTAGATGACCTATACTGGTCTGCCGAAATGAAAAAAGCTTGGAATGACATTAAGAAACATCCACAGGTACTACAAACAGTAGATTTATTTTTTATCGGCCTCGTTTTCTTTCGAACATCACAACCTAAAGAGCACTTCACCTTGCTGTATTGA